A part of Paenibacillus sp. IHBB 10380 genomic DNA contains:
- a CDS encoding GNAT family N-acetyltransferase, translating into MSENPILLTFPEEFESDRLIIRAPKWEDGHAVNEAIRESVNEMRPWLPFVKNLPTVEESEAYVRKARLNFLERSDLVLHLFDKHTGEFVGSSGLHRFDWTVRKFEVGYWLRTARTGQGLMTEAVNAITSFAINYLEANRIEICCNRLNTSSIRVAERAGFSLEGTLRSYSLNDSSELADIKIFSKVRGYEF; encoded by the coding sequence ATGAGTGAAAATCCTATTTTGCTTACATTTCCAGAAGAGTTTGAAAGTGATCGTCTTATCATTCGTGCTCCGAAGTGGGAAGATGGACATGCTGTAAACGAGGCTATTCGAGAAAGTGTCAATGAGATGCGACCTTGGTTACCATTTGTAAAAAATCTACCTACAGTTGAAGAATCGGAAGCATATGTACGGAAAGCTAGGCTAAATTTTCTAGAGCGTTCTGATTTAGTTTTGCATTTATTTGATAAGCACACGGGTGAGTTTGTAGGTAGTAGTGGGCTCCACCGTTTTGATTGGACCGTTCGTAAGTTTGAAGTAGGATATTGGCTTAGGACCGCTCGTACAGGTCAAGGTCTGATGACAGAAGCTGTAAACGCAATTACCTCGTTTGCAATAAATTATTTAGAAGCAAACCGTATTGAGATATGTTGTAACCGTTTAAACACTTCAAGTATTCGAGTTGCAGAACGAGCTGGGTTCTCATTAGAAGGAACACTGCGAAGCTATAGCTTGAACGATTCAAGTGAATTAGCAGATATAAAGATTTTCTCGAAGGTAAGAGGGTACGAATTTTAA
- a CDS encoding LysM peptidoglycan-binding domain-containing protein, with the protein MMKYSTYRSIYDTNKELQTYVWRDKLRDMISRPLLLKLLLVMLLLIIGCTGAVSAFSGKSGQSSEMMKNIIIQPGDTLWKIAVSEKPDYLDTRVYIKEMKEINGLSQSGIRAGEVLSLPQY; encoded by the coding sequence ATGATGAAATATAGTACTTACCGCAGTATTTATGATACCAACAAAGAATTACAAACATATGTATGGAGAGATAAACTAAGAGATATGATATCTCGTCCCTTGCTTCTAAAGTTATTGCTAGTTATGTTACTTCTAATAATAGGGTGTACTGGAGCAGTTAGTGCTTTCTCAGGGAAATCCGGTCAGTCTAGTGAGATGATGAAGAATATTATTATACAACCTGGGGATACGCTTTGGAAGATTGCAGTATCTGAGAAGCCTGATTATCTAGATACTCGAGTGTATATTAAGGAAATGAAAGAGATAAATGGATTGTCTCAAAGTGGAATACGAGCGGGTGAGGTATTGTCTCTACCTCAATATTAA
- a CDS encoding DUF4183 domain-containing protein, with the protein MAAELIVLCLPASSTITGTITTNTTTSVIPTTTRFASTVVLDNIVAGTTIIPAISFRDDTGTLLAADGLTIPTSNGYYNLFVNGVLQLGGQSTLTVTNLVINTALTIGVSVVVEVVNFVSTSTSTSTSTSTHKLVVLTTITP; encoded by the coding sequence ATGGCTGCAGAGCTTATTGTGTTATGTTTACCTGCATCAAGCACCATCACGGGAACGATTACCACCAATACAACTACATCCGTTATTCCCACTACAACAAGATTCGCTTCGACCGTAGTCCTAGACAACATAGTAGCTGGAACCACTATAATACCTGCCATCTCGTTTAGAGATGATACGGGTACCCTTTTAGCCGCTGATGGTCTTACCATACCTACCTCAAATGGATACTATAATCTATTCGTAAACGGCGTCTTGCAATTAGGAGGACAAAGTACGCTCACTGTAACCAATCTGGTTATTAATACAGCACTTACCATAGGTGTAAGTGTCGTTGTTGAAGTTGTTAATTTCGTCTCTACTTCTACCTCTACCTCTACCTCTACCTCTACACACAAATTGGTCGTTTTGACAACCATTACTCCATAA
- a CDS encoding sporulation protein YjcZ, with the protein MGEALGGYGGGFTSTAGILVLFILLVIITKSIWV; encoded by the coding sequence ATGGGTGAAGCTTTAGGAGGATACGGTGGCGGTTTTACATCTACTGCTGGGATTTTGGTTCTGTTTATTCTGTTAGTAATCATTACTAAGTCTATCTGGGTTTAA
- a CDS encoding Fpg/Nei family DNA glycosylase has translation MPELPEMEHYRRVLSNHILDIPISDIKVTRDKSINVPVDTFTSALIGNRVIFVERRGKYLNFHLNNGGRLLVHLMLGGLMYYGTNEDLPDRSTQVEISFGEHTLYFIGLRLGYIHLLSAKEVEQVFSELGPEPLDRRMNAERFVKIAKKRRGGLKTMIVNQHVIAGIGNRYADEIAYRASLLPSAKVQDLGEEALQKLYDSMIEVLNEGIEDGGYIDTPIQKDDQLTGNYKAKFKVYDREGETCYRCGGVVSKVELTGRKAFFCPSCQHDQ, from the coding sequence ATGCCAGAATTACCTGAAATGGAACATTACCGAAGAGTGCTTTCTAATCATATACTTGATATACCGATCTCAGACATTAAAGTAACTCGGGATAAATCCATTAATGTACCCGTAGATACCTTTACATCTGCTTTAATAGGGAACAGAGTTATTTTTGTAGAAAGAAGAGGTAAATATCTGAATTTCCATTTGAATAATGGGGGTCGCTTACTTGTCCATCTTATGTTGGGCGGGCTAATGTATTATGGCACAAATGAGGACCTTCCGGACCGTAGTACGCAAGTAGAGATTTCGTTCGGAGAACATACGTTATATTTCATAGGACTAAGACTAGGATATATTCATTTGTTATCGGCCAAAGAGGTAGAACAGGTGTTCAGTGAGCTTGGACCTGAGCCTTTGGATCGTAGAATGAACGCAGAGCGTTTTGTCAAAATTGCAAAAAAACGTCGTGGCGGGCTTAAAACGATGATCGTAAATCAGCATGTTATTGCTGGGATTGGGAATCGTTATGCAGATGAAATTGCTTACCGTGCCAGCTTATTACCTTCCGCTAAGGTTCAGGATCTTGGAGAAGAGGCGTTGCAAAAGCTCTACGATAGCATGATTGAAGTTCTGAATGAAGGTATTGAAGATGGTGGTTATATAGATACGCCGATCCAAAAAGATGACCAACTAACGGGAAATTACAAAGCCAAGTTTAAGGTATATGATCGTGAAGGGGAGACTTGCTACCGCTGTGGTGGTGTAGTGAGTAAAGTAGAGCTAACTGGACGGAAGGCTTTTTTCTGTCCATCATGCCAACATGATCAATGA
- the lexA gene encoding transcriptional repressor LexA, producing MSKVSSRQLAILEFIRNEVRSKGYPPSVREIGEAVGLASSSTVHGHLDRLEKKGLIRRDPTKPRAIEILGQEESDSSHLFTHTVSRVPMVGKVTAGVPITATENIEDYFPLPQHFVGEDKVFMLSVMGDSMIEAGIHNGDFVIVRQQQTADNGDIVVAMTEEDEATVKTFYKEKDHIRLQPENPTYEPLRLNHVTILGKVIGLFRDIH from the coding sequence ATGTCGAAGGTATCTAGCCGGCAATTAGCCATATTGGAGTTTATACGTAACGAAGTACGCTCTAAGGGATATCCGCCATCTGTGCGGGAGATCGGCGAAGCAGTCGGACTAGCTTCTAGTTCAACGGTTCATGGTCATCTTGATCGATTAGAGAAGAAAGGCTTGATTAGAAGAGATCCTACTAAGCCACGAGCTATTGAAATATTAGGACAAGAAGAATCAGATAGTAGTCATCTTTTCACACATACAGTATCCCGTGTTCCCATGGTCGGCAAAGTTACTGCCGGTGTTCCAATTACAGCAACAGAGAATATAGAAGATTACTTTCCTCTACCTCAACATTTCGTAGGTGAAGACAAAGTATTCATGTTATCTGTCATGGGCGACAGTATGATAGAAGCCGGTATACATAACGGAGACTTTGTTATCGTCCGCCAGCAACAGACCGCTGACAATGGAGATATCGTTGTTGCTATGACGGAAGAAGACGAAGCTACGGTCAAAACCTTTTATAAAGAGAAAGACCACATTAGACTTCAGCCAGAGAACCCAACTTACGAACCTTTGCGTTTGAATCATGTTACAATTCTGGGTAAAGTCATTGGACTTTTCCGCGATATTCATTGA
- a CDS encoding FixH family protein, which translates to MRNKFKFGIVMYIVLLIIVVGCGKNDQANMEMGFNDAMKPIEADLSILPEQAKVNEKISIEVVVTQENMKVTNADKVIIEIAPPNKDSKHIETPATHMGEGKYAIETSFEQAGTYRITSHVTVGAMHTMPSKEIIVAE; encoded by the coding sequence ATGAGAAATAAGTTTAAGTTTGGTATTGTAATGTACATAGTGCTATTGATCATCGTTGTTGGATGTGGAAAAAATGATCAAGCGAATATGGAGATGGGTTTCAACGATGCTATGAAGCCTATTGAAGCAGACCTGAGTATTTTGCCTGAGCAAGCTAAGGTGAATGAGAAGATTTCAATTGAAGTGGTAGTAACACAGGAGAATATGAAAGTAACGAATGCAGATAAAGTCATTATTGAAATTGCTCCACCGAATAAAGATAGTAAGCACATAGAAACACCTGCAACTCACATGGGTGAGGGAAAATATGCGATCGAGACATCATTTGAGCAAGCGGGAACGTATAGGATTACTTCACATGTCACGGTTGGAGCTATGCATACGATGCCATCGAAGGAGATTATCGTAGCTGAATAG
- a CDS encoding acireductone dioxygenase, with amino-acid sequence MAEIVIRNTNERIAGEENVRNFLEQQGVIYESWETTKLPEEYQSNFVLNDDQKQEILNIYDGEIKDLAARRGYKIWDVITLSDSTPNLSDLLNKFEEVHTHTEDEIRAIVAGKGIFVIKGAGDVGYFDVELTAGDVISVPENTNHFFTLMENRQIIAVRLFVEENGWISQPVIDPDFQKA; translated from the coding sequence ATGGCTGAAATTGTAATTCGTAATACGAACGAACGCATAGCTGGTGAAGAAAATGTTCGTAATTTTCTAGAGCAACAAGGGGTCATTTATGAAAGCTGGGAGACCACGAAGCTACCTGAGGAATACCAATCTAATTTTGTATTAAACGATGATCAGAAGCAAGAAATTTTAAATATCTATGATGGTGAAATTAAAGACTTGGCTGCACGCCGAGGATATAAAATCTGGGATGTCATCACGCTCTCTGATTCCACTCCGAATTTAAGTGACCTGTTGAACAAATTTGAAGAGGTCCACACGCATACCGAAGATGAAATCCGGGCCATTGTCGCGGGTAAAGGTATTTTTGTCATCAAAGGTGCTGGTGATGTAGGATATTTCGATGTTGAATTAACTGCAGGTGATGTTATCTCTGTTCCAGAGAATACAAATCACTTCTTCACCTTAATGGAGAATCGTCAAATTATTGCAGTTCGTCTCTTTGTTGAAGAGAATGGCTGGATTTCACAGCCTGTAATTGATCCTGACTTCCAAAAGGCTTAG
- a CDS encoding HAD-IIA family hydrolase has product MKQIKGLLIDLDGTLYHGNHMIPGADVLIDTLKSRHIPYLFVTNNSSRTPQSVAALLNGMGIQAAPEDICTSSQATAKYIAQKSPGARVLILGEDGLRDALLGAGLQEVDESPQYVVQGIDRTFTYASLSEAVRWINEGAISILTNPDLRLPSDHGFIPGAGTIGAAIEAGSGVKPIVIGKPSSHLMTYATDLLNLHPSEVTVMGDNMHTDIAAGAAAACETVLVLTGITTEENLQQHIEATGIQPDAVCKDLQEALQLLCP; this is encoded by the coding sequence ATGAAACAGATTAAAGGGTTACTAATCGATTTGGATGGTACACTTTATCATGGGAATCACATGATTCCTGGAGCTGACGTTCTAATTGATACATTGAAGTCTCGTCATATTCCTTATTTATTTGTAACGAATAATTCTTCTCGAACACCACAGAGTGTTGCTGCATTACTTAATGGGATGGGAATCCAAGCAGCACCGGAAGATATATGTACTTCTTCACAGGCAACGGCAAAGTATATTGCTCAGAAGTCTCCAGGAGCAAGAGTGCTAATCCTTGGAGAAGATGGACTACGTGATGCATTACTAGGTGCAGGATTGCAAGAGGTAGACGAATCCCCACAGTATGTAGTGCAAGGAATAGATCGAACATTTACATATGCTTCATTATCAGAAGCAGTTCGATGGATTAATGAAGGTGCGATCTCCATTCTTACCAATCCTGATTTAAGGCTTCCATCTGATCATGGTTTTATTCCTGGAGCTGGAACGATAGGTGCAGCCATTGAAGCGGGATCAGGGGTTAAGCCCATTGTAATTGGTAAACCCTCAAGTCATCTAATGACTTATGCAACTGATTTGTTGAATTTACATCCATCTGAGGTTACTGTTATGGGTGACAATATGCATACAGATATCGCTGCTGGAGCGGCGGCAGCATGTGAAACGGTACTGGTGCTTACAGGTATCACGACAGAAGAAAACCTACAGCAGCATATTGAGGCAACGGGTATTCAACCTGACGCTGTATGCAAAGACTTACAAGAGGCGCTACAGCTCTTATGCCCTTGA
- a CDS encoding HAD family hydrolase, translated as MPIKAVFFDLDDTLLWDERSVEEAFAAACQTAATATGVDPKQLEEAVRSEARSLYESYETFSFTSMIGINPFEGLWGNFTAGEQPEFRQLEKIVPTYRKESWRLGLLKLGIDDENLAGEISEQFGLERRSRPYMYDETLQVLEELHGKVKLLLLTNGCPALQQEKLDGVPALTPFFDQIVISGNFGKGKPDVSIFEHALSSVNMSSDEVLMVGDKLTTDIRGGLSAGIKTVWINRTNKQSDPEITPDYEITHLSQVHDIITELSNS; from the coding sequence ATGCCGATAAAAGCCGTATTTTTTGATTTGGATGACACGTTGCTATGGGATGAGCGCAGTGTAGAAGAAGCTTTTGCAGCCGCTTGTCAGACTGCAGCTACAGCTACAGGGGTTGATCCTAAGCAGCTAGAGGAGGCTGTCCGAAGCGAAGCCAGATCACTATATGAATCGTATGAAACATTCTCTTTCACTTCTATGATCGGTATTAACCCTTTTGAAGGCTTGTGGGGAAACTTCACAGCTGGTGAACAACCAGAGTTTCGTCAATTAGAGAAGATTGTGCCTACATATCGTAAGGAATCGTGGAGGCTAGGTCTTTTGAAGTTAGGCATTGATGATGAGAACTTAGCTGGTGAAATATCAGAGCAATTTGGATTAGAGAGACGATCTCGCCCCTATATGTATGACGAAACGTTGCAAGTGTTAGAGGAACTTCACGGTAAAGTGAAATTACTTCTACTTACGAATGGCTGCCCAGCATTGCAACAAGAAAAGTTAGATGGAGTTCCAGCATTAACTCCGTTCTTTGACCAGATTGTCATTTCAGGTAACTTCGGTAAAGGCAAACCAGATGTTTCTATTTTTGAACATGCTTTATCCTCCGTAAATATGTCATCTGATGAAGTACTAATGGTAGGAGATAAGTTAACTACGGATATTCGTGGAGGCCTGAGTGCGGGGATTAAGACGGTATGGATTAATCGGACAAACAAACAGTCTGACCCCGAAATTACGCCAGATTATGAGATCACACATCTATCTCAAGTGCACGATATTATTACGGAGTTATCTAATTCTTAA
- the metH gene encoding methionine synthase gives MLKRPSIEEALKERIFIMDGAMGTMIQQEDLTAQDFGGEELDGCNEMLVLTRPDIIERIHEMYLEAGADMIETNTFGATAVVLSEYDIPEKSREINLRATEIARRAADKYSTESKPRYVVGAMGPTTKTLSVTGGVTFKQLIDSYEEQAVALIEGGADLLLLETSQDTLNVKAGSIGIENAFKQCGVKLPIMISGTIEPMGTTLAGQGIDSFYVSLEHLKPISVGLNCATGPEFMRDHIRTLAEISKSAVSCYPNAGLPDENGNYHESPESLARKMAAFAEQGWLNIAGGCCGTTPEHIRVMAELLTKYEPRLMNGEHLPAVSGVDVLFIEPDNRPIMIGERTNISGSRKFKRLIKEEKFDEASEIARSQVKGGAQIIDINLQDTDIDEAFAVNHFLPLVAKKVKVPLMIDSTYDHIIELGLQYSQGKAIINSINLEDGEVKFEKIVPLIHRYGAAVVCILIDERGQAVTREAKLEVATRSYELLVHKYGLHPSDIIFDPNMFPVGSGDPQYIGSALETIEGIRLIKDKYPETKTILGLSNISFGLPEAGREVLNSVYLYECTKAGLDYAIVNTEKLERYASISEEDRRLAEALIYETSDETLAAFVAAFREKKIVKKDKISTLTLEERLASYVVEGTKEGLIPDLNEALKKYSALEVINGPLMDGMSEVGRLFNNNELIVAEVLQSAEVMKASVIYLEDFMEKNESSFKGRILLATVKGDVHDIGKNLVEIILSNNGYHIVNLGIKVPPEKIIEAYREEKADLIGLSGLLVKSAQQMVITAQDLKSSGIDIPIMVGGAALTRKFTKNRIKPEYDGMVLYAKDAMDGLDIANKLMNPEQREQMRVDMQAEKEAQDAVQKEIVPLPELTRAVKSNIATDNPVYLPPDTERHVLRNYPISHILPYVNMQMLMGHHLGLRGSVEQLLAEGNPKAVELKANVDAILKEATQDGIIQAHAIYRFFPAQSQGNDIIIYDPQDQTQILHTFSFPRQKVEPYLCLADFLKSVDSGIMDYVGFLIVTAGHGVQQLSTEWKDKGDYLRSHVLQAVALETAEGLAERIHHMMRDTWGFSDPATMTMKQRHGARYQGIRVSFGYPACPDLEDQGPLFKLLKPEDIGIELTEGFMMEPEASVSAMVFSHPQAQYFNVEKL, from the coding sequence ATGTTGAAGAGACCAAGCATTGAAGAAGCACTGAAAGAACGGATATTCATTATGGATGGGGCTATGGGTACTATGATCCAGCAGGAAGACCTCACTGCCCAGGATTTCGGTGGTGAAGAGTTGGATGGTTGTAACGAAATGTTAGTGCTTACTCGTCCAGATATTATTGAACGCATTCATGAGATGTATCTAGAAGCTGGCGCTGATATGATTGAGACCAACACATTTGGAGCAACTGCTGTTGTGCTCTCCGAATATGACATACCTGAAAAATCTCGTGAAATCAATCTTAGAGCTACCGAAATTGCTCGTAGAGCAGCTGATAAATATAGTACGGAAAGTAAACCTCGTTATGTCGTTGGAGCAATGGGACCTACAACGAAGACACTATCTGTAACGGGCGGAGTAACTTTTAAACAATTAATTGATAGTTATGAAGAACAAGCGGTTGCCCTAATCGAGGGTGGAGCTGATCTATTACTGTTAGAGACGAGCCAAGACACACTCAATGTTAAGGCCGGAAGTATTGGGATTGAGAATGCTTTTAAACAATGTGGTGTGAAGCTACCGATTATGATATCTGGAACGATAGAACCTATGGGAACAACCCTAGCTGGACAAGGTATCGATTCATTTTATGTATCACTAGAGCATTTGAAACCTATTTCAGTAGGTCTTAACTGTGCGACTGGACCAGAATTCATGAGAGATCATATTCGTACACTTGCTGAGATATCTAAGTCTGCTGTCAGCTGTTATCCAAACGCTGGACTTCCAGATGAGAACGGTAATTACCATGAGTCACCTGAATCGCTTGCTCGTAAGATGGCTGCTTTTGCTGAACAGGGTTGGCTTAACATAGCAGGTGGATGTTGTGGTACAACGCCTGAACATATTCGGGTTATGGCAGAGTTACTTACGAAGTACGAACCTAGACTTATGAATGGGGAGCATTTACCTGCTGTATCAGGCGTGGATGTTTTATTCATAGAACCAGATAATCGACCGATTATGATCGGCGAACGTACGAATATATCAGGATCAAGAAAGTTTAAGCGATTAATTAAAGAAGAGAAGTTTGATGAAGCTTCTGAAATTGCTCGTTCCCAGGTTAAGGGCGGGGCACAAATCATTGATATCAATTTACAGGATACCGATATTGATGAGGCTTTTGCTGTGAATCATTTTCTTCCCTTAGTCGCTAAAAAGGTTAAAGTTCCGCTCATGATTGACTCTACTTATGATCATATTATTGAGCTTGGGTTACAATACTCTCAAGGTAAAGCGATAATTAACTCTATTAACCTTGAAGACGGTGAAGTGAAATTTGAAAAAATAGTACCGCTAATCCATCGTTATGGTGCTGCTGTAGTCTGTATTCTGATTGATGAGAGAGGACAAGCTGTCACTCGTGAAGCCAAATTAGAGGTTGCCACGCGCTCTTATGAACTTTTAGTGCATAAATATGGTCTTCATCCATCAGATATCATTTTTGATCCAAACATGTTCCCAGTCGGTTCAGGAGATCCACAGTACATAGGATCTGCATTAGAAACAATTGAGGGTATTCGATTGATTAAGGATAAGTATCCTGAGACCAAGACTATATTAGGGCTTAGCAATATTTCGTTTGGATTACCTGAAGCGGGGCGAGAAGTTCTGAACTCTGTATATTTGTATGAATGTACGAAGGCAGGACTGGATTATGCTATCGTTAACACGGAGAAGCTAGAACGATATGCGTCCATTTCAGAAGAGGATCGACGCCTTGCTGAGGCGCTCATATATGAGACTAGTGATGAGACACTGGCAGCGTTCGTTGCAGCATTCCGTGAGAAGAAAATTGTGAAAAAAGATAAGATTTCTACACTTACGCTTGAGGAACGCCTTGCCTCGTATGTGGTAGAAGGAACAAAGGAAGGGCTTATTCCAGATTTGAACGAAGCCTTAAAGAAGTACAGTGCGCTTGAGGTGATTAATGGCCCACTGATGGATGGAATGTCGGAAGTGGGTAGACTTTTTAACAACAATGAGCTAATCGTTGCTGAAGTGTTGCAGAGTGCGGAAGTGATGAAGGCATCTGTTATATATTTAGAGGATTTCATGGAAAAGAATGAAAGTAGCTTCAAAGGAAGAATATTGCTTGCAACCGTTAAAGGTGATGTACATGATATCGGTAAAAACCTGGTAGAGATTATACTATCTAATAATGGTTATCATATCGTCAATTTGGGTATAAAAGTACCACCGGAGAAGATTATTGAAGCTTATCGAGAAGAGAAGGCGGATCTAATCGGCTTGTCTGGTCTACTTGTGAAATCTGCTCAACAAATGGTCATTACTGCTCAGGACTTGAAAAGTTCAGGCATTGATATCCCAATCATGGTGGGTGGAGCAGCGCTTACACGTAAATTCACTAAGAATCGCATTAAACCTGAATATGATGGTATGGTCCTATACGCTAAAGATGCTATGGATGGACTAGATATAGCGAATAAGCTAATGAATCCAGAGCAGCGGGAACAGATGCGAGTGGACATGCAAGCAGAGAAAGAAGCTCAAGATGCTGTTCAGAAAGAGATTGTACCGTTGCCTGAATTAACAAGAGCAGTGAAGTCTAATATTGCTACAGACAATCCAGTATATTTACCACCAGATACTGAGCGACATGTATTACGTAATTATCCAATATCTCATATTCTTCCTTATGTAAATATGCAGATGTTGATGGGGCATCATCTCGGTCTACGCGGGTCCGTAGAGCAATTACTCGCTGAAGGTAATCCTAAGGCAGTGGAATTAAAAGCGAACGTTGATGCTATATTAAAAGAAGCAACGCAAGATGGAATTATTCAGGCACACGCTATTTATCGCTTTTTTCCAGCACAGTCCCAAGGAAATGATATTATCATCTATGATCCACAAGATCAGACCCAAATATTGCACACGTTTAGTTTCCCACGGCAAAAGGTAGAGCCATACCTATGCTTAGCAGATTTCTTGAAATCTGTGGATAGTGGCATCATGGATTATGTAGGATTCTTGATCGTTACAGCCGGTCATGGTGTTCAACAGTTATCTACGGAATGGAAGGACAAAGGAGATTATCTACGCTCTCATGTTCTACAGGCTGTTGCTCTTGAGACAGCAGAGGGGTTAGCTGAGCGAATTCACCATATGATGCGTGACACATGGGGATTCTCAGATCCAGCTACGATGACAATGAAACAACGCCACGGCGCTCGTTATCAAGGTATACGTGTATCCTTCGGCTATCCAGCCTGTCCTGATCTTGAGGATCAAGGGCCTTTGTTTAAGCTTCTGAAACCTGAAGATATAGGGATTGAATTAACAGAAGGGTTTATGATGGAACCCGAAGCATCTGTATCGGCAATGGTGTTCAGTCATCCTCAAGCTCAATATTTCAACGTAGAGAAGCTATAA
- the rnz gene encoding ribonuclease Z: MEIVFLGTNAGVPTLQRNVTAIALRLFEERRSFWLFDCGEATQHQILRSSLKLSKLEKVFITHLHGDHLFGLPGLLASRSNQGGKSPLTLYGPHGLKQFIDTVMSLSQSRMDYELTVVEHDGGVIFEDEGFMVESELLDHRIDSYGYRVTEKDRPGSLNLALLESHGCKPGPVYGKLKRGESIDLGEGKILKPEDVLGKPKKGRIVTILGDTRPCSSVISLAKDADLLVHEATFLHDMVDTAHDYHHSTALQAAEAAKNSGVQELVLTHFSSRYKDLEQLTFLLDEARELFPKTRLAEELIMIEVRRS, encoded by the coding sequence ATGGAGATCGTCTTCTTAGGTACGAATGCAGGAGTACCGACTTTGCAGCGTAATGTAACGGCTATTGCGCTCAGATTATTCGAAGAGAGAAGGAGCTTTTGGTTGTTTGACTGTGGAGAAGCAACACAACATCAAATATTACGCTCCTCACTTAAACTTAGTAAACTTGAAAAAGTATTCATTACACATTTACACGGAGATCATTTATTTGGCCTACCAGGATTACTGGCCAGCAGGTCTAATCAAGGGGGGAAATCTCCGTTAACCTTATATGGACCACACGGCTTAAAACAGTTTATTGATACGGTGATGTCATTGAGTCAATCAAGAATGGATTATGAATTAACTGTGGTGGAACATGATGGTGGAGTGATATTTGAAGATGAAGGTTTCATGGTGGAGTCTGAATTATTGGACCATCGGATCGATAGCTATGGTTATCGCGTTACAGAGAAGGATAGACCAGGAAGTCTAAATCTTGCCTTACTCGAATCTCATGGATGTAAGCCTGGCCCTGTATATGGCAAGCTGAAGAGGGGAGAGAGTATTGACTTAGGTGAGGGTAAGATACTAAAACCAGAAGATGTACTGGGTAAACCCAAGAAGGGGAGAATTGTTACTATTCTCGGAGATACGAGACCTTGTTCTTCTGTCATCTCACTTGCTAAAGATGCTGATTTACTTGTACATGAAGCTACTTTCCTACATGATATGGTGGACACTGCACATGATTATCATCATAGTACAGCTTTACAAGCTGCGGAAGCAGCGAAGAATTCAGGTGTTCAAGAGCTGGTCTTAACCCATTTCAGCTCTCGTTACAAAGATTTAGAGCAATTAACATTTCTCTTAGATGAGGCTCGTGAGTTATTTCCTAAGACGAGACTGGCTGAAGAGCTTATAATGATTGAAGTGAGAAGGTCGTAG
- a CDS encoding DUF896 domain-containing protein has protein sequence MDIDSLIQRINELAKKYTSTGLTEEETQERASLREIYLQNVRNNFRNQLDSIEFTDDSPESGRK, from the coding sequence ATGGATATTGATAGCTTGATACAACGAATTAATGAGCTTGCCAAGAAGTATACATCTACAGGATTAACAGAAGAAGAAACTCAGGAACGTGCGAGTCTCCGTGAAATCTATCTTCAGAATGTTCGCAACAATTTCCGCAATCAATTAGATTCGATTGAATTTACTGATGATTCGCCTGAGTCAGGTCGGAAATAG